The Euphorbia lathyris chromosome 3, ddEupLath1.1, whole genome shotgun sequence genome contains a region encoding:
- the LOC136224009 gene encoding F-box protein SKIP5 isoform X1 yields the protein MEEWNRNFKRRRKAAASSYSCLINNLDDGCLMHIFSFLAPIPDRYNTALVCQRWHFLACHPRLWLRVDRTIKDLSEPGVFPSIEMAVSAARPGDTILIAAGGDHLASNIQINKPLCLIGGGEVPDETMLFCSRGSDSALEFLSTCKLANLTVKAELGCCLLHRSGRLTIDGCILQCETDPLDYLSCPIVSTAGAGDILSSVKTPRGDSVSVSQTRIEGGAKAVLTNGDLALQRVRVIYSRDSVYFWFDVEHT from the exons ATGGAGGAGTGGAATCGGAATTTCAAGCGGAGAAGAAAGGCTGCAGCTTCATCTTATTCTTGCCTAATTAACAATCTCGATGATGGTTGTCTTATGCACATCTTCAGTTTCTTAGCTCCAATTCCAG ATCGGTATAACACTGCGCTTGTTTGTCAAAGATGGCATTTTTTGGCATGTCATCCTCGCTTGTGGCTCCGGGTAGATCGGACTATCAAAGATTTATCGGAACCTGGAGTTTTCCCCAGCATTGAGATGGCTGTCTCTGCGGCTAG ACCTGGTGATACCATTCTTATTGCAGCGGGTGGAGATCATCTTGCCTCCAATATTCAGATAAATAAACCACTTTGCCTG ATTGGTGGAGGTGAGGTTCCAGATGAAACAATGCTTTTCTGCTCTCGAGGTTCAGACAG TGCCTTGGAGTTCCTATCGACTTGCAAATTGGCGAACCTAACGGTGAAAGCTGAGCTCGGTTGCTGCTTGCTTCATAGAAGTGGAAGGTTAACCATAGATGGCTGCATACTTCAATGCGAGACAGACCCTCTAGACTACTTATCATGCCCAATTGTGAGCACAGCCGGTGCAGGCGATATTCTCTCCTCAGTTAAGACTCCTCGAGGTGACAGCGTTTCTGTTTCGCAAACTCGAATTGAAGGAGGTGCCAAGGCTGTTCTCACCAATGGCGACTTAGCTTTGCAGCGAGTTCGTGTTATCTATTCTCGAGATTCTGTGTATTTCTGGTTTGATGTAGAACATACATGA
- the LOC136224009 gene encoding F-box protein SKIP5 isoform X2, with the protein MEFADRYNTALVCQRWHFLACHPRLWLRVDRTIKDLSEPGVFPSIEMAVSAARPGDTILIAAGGDHLASNIQINKPLCLIGGGEVPDETMLFCSRGSDSALEFLSTCKLANLTVKAELGCCLLHRSGRLTIDGCILQCETDPLDYLSCPIVSTAGAGDILSSVKTPRGDSVSVSQTRIEGGAKAVLTNGDLALQRVRVIYSRDSVYFWFDVEHT; encoded by the exons ATGGAGTTTGCAGATCGGTATAACACTGCGCTTGTTTGTCAAAGATGGCATTTTTTGGCATGTCATCCTCGCTTGTGGCTCCGGGTAGATCGGACTATCAAAGATTTATCGGAACCTGGAGTTTTCCCCAGCATTGAGATGGCTGTCTCTGCGGCTAG ACCTGGTGATACCATTCTTATTGCAGCGGGTGGAGATCATCTTGCCTCCAATATTCAGATAAATAAACCACTTTGCCTG ATTGGTGGAGGTGAGGTTCCAGATGAAACAATGCTTTTCTGCTCTCGAGGTTCAGACAG TGCCTTGGAGTTCCTATCGACTTGCAAATTGGCGAACCTAACGGTGAAAGCTGAGCTCGGTTGCTGCTTGCTTCATAGAAGTGGAAGGTTAACCATAGATGGCTGCATACTTCAATGCGAGACAGACCCTCTAGACTACTTATCATGCCCAATTGTGAGCACAGCCGGTGCAGGCGATATTCTCTCCTCAGTTAAGACTCCTCGAGGTGACAGCGTTTCTGTTTCGCAAACTCGAATTGAAGGAGGTGCCAAGGCTGTTCTCACCAATGGCGACTTAGCTTTGCAGCGAGTTCGTGTTATCTATTCTCGAGATTCTGTGTATTTCTGGTTTGATGTAGAACATACATGA